The following are encoded together in the Thiobacillus sp. SCUT-2 genome:
- a CDS encoding ferritin-like domain-containing protein → MAIDPRLLGYLNRALGHEMAAVQQYMAQSRLCDHWELADYCAHFRQDVTEELGHVQSLMDALLRLGSAPNATQLPPVRLGRNLGEMIAIDRVLEVEAIRLYEEAAAYCARVRDFAHHGLFAGILRDELMHLDELGKMEADLPEKEQRYA, encoded by the coding sequence ATGGCAATCGATCCACGGCTGTTGGGATATCTGAACCGGGCACTGGGCCATGAAATGGCGGCCGTCCAGCAATACATGGCCCAGTCCAGGCTCTGCGACCACTGGGAACTGGCGGACTACTGCGCGCATTTCCGGCAGGACGTCACCGAGGAGCTCGGCCACGTGCAAAGCCTGATGGATGCCCTGCTCCGGCTCGGTTCCGCGCCGAACGCGACTCAGTTGCCGCCGGTAAGGCTCGGCCGCAACCTGGGCGAGATGATCGCGATCGATCGCGTGCTGGAAGTCGAGGCGATCCGGCTGTACGAGGAAGCCGCCGCCTACTGTGCGCGCGTGCGCGACTTCGCGCACCACGGCCTGTTTGCAGGCATTCTGCGCGACGAGTTGATGCATCTCGACGAGCTCGGCAAGATGGAGGCTGACTTGCCCGAAAAGGAACAGCGTTATGCCTGA
- the parA gene encoding ParA family partition ATPase has product MPGLRIAVANQKGGTGKTTLALNLAAGLQRRGSTLVLDADPQASISQWAALGDDNGHLPAVQAVAQDDVPARIAQGTRGHRYVVVDCPPTLQTATVGDVLNSVDVLLVPIQPSPVDLWASVDITAAVRDSRRHNPRLKAFVVLNQLDSRNALSRSMHEALAELEFPTLRAGLARRAAYRSAAVEGTSVYGLGHRGKAAAREVEALIEELLQS; this is encoded by the coding sequence ATGCCTGGCCTGCGCATCGCGGTCGCGAACCAGAAAGGCGGCACCGGCAAGACGACGCTGGCGCTCAATCTGGCGGCGGGCCTGCAGCGGCGCGGCAGCACGCTGGTGCTCGATGCCGACCCGCAGGCGTCGATCAGCCAGTGGGCGGCCCTGGGCGACGACAACGGGCACCTGCCCGCCGTCCAGGCCGTGGCGCAGGACGACGTGCCCGCCCGCATTGCGCAGGGCACGCGCGGACACCGCTACGTCGTGGTCGACTGCCCGCCGACGCTGCAGACCGCAACCGTGGGCGACGTGCTGAACAGCGTGGACGTGCTGCTGGTGCCGATCCAGCCCTCGCCCGTGGATCTCTGGGCGAGCGTGGACATCACCGCGGCGGTGCGCGACTCGCGCCGGCACAATCCGCGGCTCAAGGCCTTCGTCGTCCTGAACCAGCTGGACAGCCGCAACGCGCTCTCGCGTTCCATGCACGAAGCGCTGGCCGAGCTGGAATTTCCCACCCTGCGCGCCGGCCTCGCGCGGCGCGCCGCCTACCGCAGCGCCGCCGTGGAAGGCACCAGCGTGTACGGGCTCGGCCACCGCGGCAAGGCGGCCGCCCGCGAAGTTGAAGCCCTGATCGAGGAGTTACTGCAATCATGA
- a CDS encoding 4a-hydroxytetrahydrobiopterin dehydratase: protein MPDDNNPIPHWQRQDLPPMLTRRFEFESYAETRRFLDGVAQLAEEARLHPNLSFGKTYVSVTIDADGKKVGPDCVALAQKIDGLVAPAT, encoded by the coding sequence ATGCCTGACGACAACAACCCCATTCCGCACTGGCAACGGCAGGACCTGCCGCCGATGCTGACCCGGCGCTTCGAATTCGAATCCTATGCCGAGACGCGGCGCTTCCTGGACGGCGTGGCCCAGCTCGCGGAGGAAGCCAGGCTTCACCCGAACCTGAGTTTCGGCAAGACCTACGTCAGCGTGACGATCGACGCCGACGGCAAGAAAGTCGGCCCCGACTGCGTCGCGCTGGCCCAGAAGATCGACGGCCTGGTCGCGCCGGCGACCTGA
- a CDS encoding BMC domain-containing protein has protein sequence MTGIALGMIETRGLVPAIEAADAMTKAAEVRLIGRQFVGGGYVTVLVRGETGAVNAAVRAGADACERVGDGLVAAHIIARVHSEVENILPTAAAA, from the coding sequence ATGACTGGCATTGCCCTCGGCATGATCGAAACCCGCGGACTGGTTCCCGCCATCGAGGCGGCGGACGCGATGACCAAGGCGGCGGAAGTGCGCCTGATCGGCCGCCAATTCGTCGGCGGCGGCTACGTGACGGTTCTGGTTCGCGGCGAGACCGGTGCGGTCAACGCGGCGGTGCGCGCCGGTGCGGATGCGTGCGAGCGCGTGGGTGACGGCCTGGTCGCCGCCCACATCATCGCCCGCGTCCACAGCGAAGTCGAAAACATCCTGCCGACCGCTGCCGCAGCCTGA
- a CDS encoding BMC domain-containing protein codes for MDMMVDRVEEKRQIMPGTGTGIALGMIETRGLVPAIEAADAMTKAAEVRLIGRQFVGGGYVTVLVRGETGAVNAAVRAGADACERVGDGLTAAHIIARVHNEVEHILPTQPSAGGAGRDGDVTGMAA; via the coding sequence ATGGACATGATGGTGGATAGGGTCGAGGAAAAAAGGCAGATCATGCCCGGCACGGGCACCGGCATCGCGCTGGGCATGATCGAAACGCGCGGACTGGTTCCCGCCATCGAGGCGGCGGACGCGATGACCAAGGCGGCGGAAGTGCGGCTGATCGGCCGCCAGTTCGTCGGCGGCGGCTACGTCACCGTCCTCGTGCGCGGGGAAACCGGCGCGGTCAACGCGGCGGTGCGTGCCGGCGCGGATGCCTGCGAGCGTGTGGGCGACGGGCTGACCGCCGCCCACATCATCGCCCGCGTGCACAACGAGGTCGAACACATCCTGCCGACGCAGCCCAGCGCAGGCGGGGCGGGGCGTGACGGCGACGTGACCGGCATGGCTGCCTAG